From Balnearium lithotrophicum:
GCCTCATCAAAGTCTTGGTTATAAGACTCCAGTAGAGAAGTTTGAGGAATATATTAAAAAACTCCAGGGTGTCCACCATGTATTGAACGAGAACAGCTCAGGAGGATAGAGCGCGAGATTCCTAATCTCGAGGTCGCAGGTTCGAATCCTGCCGGGCGCACCATTTTTTTTATTGTTGACTTTTTTTTAAGTTCCAATAGAATTCCCCTTGCACAAAAGGGTAAATTCAGGAGGTTTTACTATGGCTGGACTTGATGAATTGATGAACGTAGTTAAGGAAAAGTACATTAAAAAGGATATTCCCGAGTTTAGAGTAGGAGACACAGTAAGGGTAAACGTTAAGATTAAGGAAGGGGACAAGGAGAGAATCCAGGCCTTTGAAGGAGTGGTTATCAGGAAGAGAGGCTCTGGAACAGATGCAACCTTTACTGTAAGAAAAGTTTCTTACGGAGTGGGTATTGAGAGAACGTTTCCTCTATACTCACCTGTAATTGAAAGCATCGAAGTTCTCAAGAGAGGTATTGTAAGAAGAGCAAGACTCTACTACCTCAGAGAGAGAAGGGGTAAAGCTGCAAGAATCAAAGAGAAAAAAGAGTGGATGACAAAGAAGTAATTATCCAGATAGAAAAGAGCCTATGGAAAAAGGGTTACAAAAACGTAGCAGGGGTTGACGAAGCGGGAAGAGGGCCTTTAGCGGGTCCCGTAGTTGCTTCTGTAGTAATCTTCCCGCTGAACGTTAACCCTTTTTTATTTAAGGATTCAAAAAAATTAAACGAAAGGGAAAGGAAGAGGTTCTTCTATAGAATACTTGAGGAAGCTAAAGCAGTTGGTGTCGGTTTTGCAGATTCTACAGAGATAGATGAGATAAACATCTACCAAGCAACGCTCCTTGCGATTAGGAGAGCTCTCTCCTCAATTTCCATAAAGCCTGATTTTCTAATTACAGACTACATAAAGCTCCCTGAGTACTCAAACTCTATACTTCCCATTCCAAAGGGCGATGAGAGAAGCTTTTCCTGTGCCTGTGCAAGTGTCGTTTCTAAAGTTGTTAGGGATTACATAATGGAGGAGCTCTCAAAACTCTTCCCAGAGTACGGGTTTGAAAAGCATAAGGGATATCCAACAAAGTTTCACATATTAAAAATAAGGGAATTAGGAATAACACCGATTCACAGGAGGAGCTTTGGAAGGGTCAAGGGAGAGAGGGAAGGAAGGGGAAAGAATAGCTTCCCACTATCTTGTGAAGAAAGGTTACTCTATTATAGAGAGAAACTTCAGGAGCTCCTACGGTGAAATTGACATAGTAGCCTTCGACCCAAGGGATGGTACGTTGGTTTTCGTTGAGGTAAAGCTCCGTTCCAGAGATTCCATGGTGCCCCCATTAGAGGCAGTGGACTACAGAAAGAGAAACAGACTGAGGAAAACGGCTCTGAAGTTTATCTCTGAGAAAAAAATCAATTTTGACTCTCTGAGGTTTGACGTAATTGGAGTAAGTTTGGGAGAGGAAACGGAAGTAGAACATATAATTAACGCATTTTAAATCCCTTTGTTGCTATAATTTGCCAGCTGTATATATTAAGGCTTAACCGTTTCAGGAGGTTTTGTTTTGGCTAAGATGAGAGTTCACCAGCTTGCAAAAGAATTAGGTATGACCTCAAAGGAGCTCATACAAAAGTTAAGGGAAGAGCTTGATATAAGCGTTAAAAGTGCTCAATCAAGTTTGGACGAGAGACAGGTCAGGATAGTAAGGGAGTTTATTCAGCCTGTTGAGGTCGTTAAGGAGGAAAAGAAAGAGGAGGTTAAGGAAGCTCCTCCAGAAACTGTAAAGGCAGAGGAAAGAAAAGAGGAGCAAAGGGTTGAGGCTGTTGAGACTCAACCTAAAGTGGAGATTAAAGAGGTAGAGGAGAAGAGGGAAGAGAAAGTAGAGGAGAAGAGAGAGGAAAGGGAAGAAAAGAGGGAGGAGAGAAAACAGGATAAAAAATCTGAAGTCAGGATTCTCTCCCCAGAGGAACTTGCAAGGAGAAGAAGGAAGCGTAGACCTTTCCATAAGAGAAGGGAAAGGGAAGAAAGAGCTGGTGAGAGACAACCAAGACAGAGAAGGGAAAGAGGAGAAAGACCTCGCAGGGAAGGAAGAAGGCCGGAGAGGACTGAGAGGAGAAGAGAAGAGAGAAAGCCTGTAGAGGAAAAGGTTACAAGGGAACAGCTTGAACAGCTTATCGCTTCAACTAAGGAATCGAGAGAGAAGGAAAAGCCCAAAACTCACGAGGAGATTTTAGCAGAGAAGAGGAAGGAGAAGAAGGAACTTGAGGATCAGAAGAAGTTTGAAGAGCTCATGAGGAAGATAGAGGAGAAGAACAGGGCCAAGAAGAAGAAGAGGAGGAAGAAAAAGGAGAAGGAAGAGGTTAAGGAGGAAGTTCCGTTTGAGGAGCTCTCCGAAGAGGAGCAGTTACAGAGGTTAATTGAGGAGGAGGAAAGGGCAAAAACAGTTGTAATACCTGAAGTAATTTCTGTTAGGGAGTTTGCTGAAAAGTTGGGCGTTGAGCCTAACCAGTTACTTCAAGACTTAATAGCCCTTGGAAAGTTTGTTGCGATAAACCAACCTATCGACTTTGAAACTGCAAGTAAGGTTGCTGAGAAGTATGGAAAGGTCGTTAAACTTGAGGGAGTTGAGGAGGAAGAGGAGAAGGCATTAGAGGCCGAGCTTGTAGAAACGCCGGATAGAGAAGAAGAGTTAGAGCCGAGAGCTCCCATCATAACAGTAATGGGCCACGTTGACCACGGAAAGACAACCCTCCTTGACTACATAAGGAACACAAAGGTTGCTGAAAGGGAAGCCGGTGGAATTACACAGCACATCGGTGCGTCCGTAGTTGACATCGATACGAGTGAGGGTAAGAAAAAACTTGTATTCTTAGACACTCCCGGACACGAAGCCTTTACCGCTATGAGGGCCCGTGGAGCTCAGGTTACAGACATTGCCGTTTTGGTCGTTGCTGCAGACGATGGCGTCATGCCCCAAACGGTAGAGGCAATAAACCATGCAAAGGCAGCAGGAGTTCCTATAATCGTTGCTATAAACAAAATTGACAAGCCTGGAGCAAATCCGGAAAGGGTTAAGCAGGAGCTGACACAGCACGGACTTATCCCTGAGGATTGGGGTGGAGACACTGTAATGGTACCAGTTTCTGCTAAAACTGGAGAGGGAGTCGATGAACTCCTTGAGATGATAGCACTCCAGGCAGATTTAATGGAGCTAAAGGCAAATCCAAACAAACCTGCAAGGGGTGTTGTGTTAGAGGCTAAACTCGATAAAAAGAGGGGGCCTGTTGCAACACTGCTTGTCCAAAGTGGAACGCTAAAGGTGGGGGATGCGATAGTTGCAGGGCTCTATGCTGGAAAGATAAGGGCAATGTTTGATGATAAGGGAAGGCCAGTTAAAGAGGCTGGTCCTTCAATGCCCGTTGAGGTATTAGGTCTTGAGGATGTACCGCTTGCAGGTGATAAGTTCTACGTAGTTGAGAGCTTAGAGAAGGCAAGGGAGATAGCCCAGAAGAGGCAGGAGCTTGCAAGACAGTCTGCCCTTGAGAGGGAAAAGAGGATAAGCTTAGAGGACCTCTTTAGCCAGATGAAGTCTGGAGAGGTCAAGGAGCTCAACGTTGTTCTCAAGGCAGATGCACAGGGTTCTATTGAAGCAATTAGGAAATCATTGGAGGAGCTCTCAACGGACGAGGTCAAGGTTAACGTAATCCATGCAGGAGTTGGTCCCATAACTGAAAACGACATAATGTTGGCTGCAGCCTCAAATGCAATCGTTATAGGGTTCAACGTAAGGCCAGATTCTGCTGCACGTAAAGCTGCAGAGAGGGAAAAGGTTGATGTGAGAACTTACAGGGTCATCTACGACATAGTTGATGAAGTTAAGAAGGCTATGCAGGGTCTATTGGAGCCAGAGGAGAAGGAGGTTTACTTAGGCTCTGCTGAGGTTAGAGCTACATTTAAGGTTCCAAAAGTTGGAACGGTTGCAGGTTGTTACGTAAGGGACGGAGTAATAAGGAGAAATGCAAACGTAAGGCTTGTAAGGGACGGTGTTGTTATTTACGACGGAAAAATCGCGTCCCTAAAGAGGTTTAAGGAGGACGTTAGGGAAGTTCAGGCAGGTTACGAGTGTGGTGTGGGACTTGAAAATTTCAACGACATAAAGGTCGGGGACATTATAGAGTGCTATACTATTGAAAAAGTTCAAAGGGAAGTTTAATGGAAAAAGCTAAGAGGGATTTAAGGGAAACTTACGATAAGTACTTAAAGGAGGGCCTCTCAAAAGAGGAGGCTCTCTCTAAAGCAATTTCAGAGGTTAGGGAGAGGCACGAAGAGGAGAAGTTTAAGAGGGCTTTAGAGGAGTTTCTAAAGGAGATAATTGACTCCTACAAACTTGAGAACTTAGCCGAGGCTGACCCCGTAATGGCTCTCGTAGAATCTGCCTACGCCGAGTGGGAAATACTGTGGCCAAAAGTTAAGAAATTCTTTGAAGGAAGATAGTTATGCTCCTTTCAGTCTGCCCTAATCCTTGTCTTGACGTCTACTACTACACAGACGTTTTAAAGGAGGACGATACAAACAGGGTTGAGAATCCCCTTATTTCCCCCGGTGGGAAGGGAGTAAACGCAGCAAGGGTCGTTTCAAGGTTTTCTGAAAACTCCTACTTAGCCTTACCACTTGGAGGATGCATAGGAAGGTGCGTAAAGGAACTCTTGGAAAGTGAAGGGGTTACATCAATTATCGTTGAAACGAAGGGAAAAACGAGGGTTAACACGATTTTGGAGCAGAGGGCAAAGGGAAAGCACATCCTGATAGCCTCAAGGGGAGCTCCTCTTTCAGAAGAAGAAAGGAAAAAGTTAAAGTCAATAGTATGTAAGTCCTGCAGTCCAAAGGTTCTAATCTTAGGAGGGAGCGTTCCCCCTTCACTTCCAGATACCTTCTACGGAGAGATTGTTGAAGAGTTTAGGGGAAGCAAAACAAAAGTTATTGTTGATGCAGACGGAGAGCTCCTGAGAAAGGCAGTTGAGAAAGCTCCCTTTGCAGTAAAACCAAATAAGTACGAACTTGAGAGGCTCGTTGGATTTCCACTCTTTTCAATTGATGACGTTGTAAAGGCATCAAAGAAGGTAATGGAGTTTGGTGTTGAGGTTGTTATAGTTTCGTTGGGTGAGCATGGAGCCCTCTGTGCATCAAGAGAGGGTATTTTCAGGGTGATTCCTCCCAAGGTTGAAGTAAAAAATACCGTTGGAGCAGGGGACTCTTTGGTCGGAGGATTTGCTTACTCCATCTACAGCGGAAAGTCCGTAGTTGACTCCGTCAAGTTTGGAGTTGCCTGTGGAACTGCAACTGTAATGGAGGAAGGAACGAAACTCTGTAATCCTAAGAGGGTTTTGGAAGTACTGAATAGAACGAAAGTAGAGAGAATATAGTAGGAGCTCCTTAGAGCTCCTAAATCTCATCCCACCCTTCAACGGCGGAAGCCTGGTTGTAACTCGTTACGGTAGCCTCAAAGAAGTTTGCTTTAACGTTTCCCTCACCACCTACATCTGCAATTCTCTCTAAGTGTTCATAAGGATTTGGCCTATCAGGGAAAATAGGCTCAAGGCCTAGTCTCTTAAGTCTATCGTTGGC
This genomic window contains:
- a CDS encoding 1-phosphofructokinase family hexose kinase, whose amino-acid sequence is MLLSVCPNPCLDVYYYTDVLKEDDTNRVENPLISPGGKGVNAARVVSRFSENSYLALPLGGCIGRCVKELLESEGVTSIIVETKGKTRVNTILEQRAKGKHILIASRGAPLSEEERKKLKSIVCKSCSPKVLILGGSVPPSLPDTFYGEIVEEFRGSKTKVIVDADGELLRKAVEKAPFAVKPNKYELERLVGFPLFSIDDVVKASKKVMEFGVEVVIVSLGEHGALCASREGIFRVIPPKVEVKNTVGAGDSLVGGFAYSIYSGKSVVDSVKFGVACGTATVMEEGTKLCNPKRVLEVLNRTKVERI
- the rplS gene encoding 50S ribosomal protein L19, which translates into the protein MNVVKEKYIKKDIPEFRVGDTVRVNVKIKEGDKERIQAFEGVVIRKRGSGTDATFTVRKVSYGVGIERTFPLYSPVIESIEVLKRGIVRRARLYYLRERRGKAARIKEKKEWMTKK
- the infB gene encoding translation initiation factor IF-2, whose translation is MRVHQLAKELGMTSKELIQKLREELDISVKSAQSSLDERQVRIVREFIQPVEVVKEEKKEEVKEAPPETVKAEERKEEQRVEAVETQPKVEIKEVEEKREEKVEEKREEREEKREERKQDKKSEVRILSPEELARRRRKRRPFHKRREREERAGERQPRQRRERGERPRREGRRPERTERRREERKPVEEKVTREQLEQLIASTKESREKEKPKTHEEILAEKRKEKKELEDQKKFEELMRKIEEKNRAKKKKRRKKKEKEEVKEEVPFEELSEEEQLQRLIEEEERAKTVVIPEVISVREFAEKLGVEPNQLLQDLIALGKFVAINQPIDFETASKVAEKYGKVVKLEGVEEEEEKALEAELVETPDREEELEPRAPIITVMGHVDHGKTTLLDYIRNTKVAEREAGGITQHIGASVVDIDTSEGKKKLVFLDTPGHEAFTAMRARGAQVTDIAVLVVAADDGVMPQTVEAINHAKAAGVPIIVAINKIDKPGANPERVKQELTQHGLIPEDWGGDTVMVPVSAKTGEGVDELLEMIALQADLMELKANPNKPARGVVLEAKLDKKRGPVATLLVQSGTLKVGDAIVAGLYAGKIRAMFDDKGRPVKEAGPSMPVEVLGLEDVPLAGDKFYVVESLEKAREIAQKRQELARQSALEREKRISLEDLFSQMKSGEVKELNVVLKADAQGSIEAIRKSLEELSTDEVKVNVIHAGVGPITENDIMLAAASNAIVIGFNVRPDSAARKAAEREKVDVRTYRVIYDIVDEVKKAMQGLLEPEEKEVYLGSAEVRATFKVPKVGTVAGCYVRDGVIRRNANVRLVRDGVVIYDGKIASLKRFKEDVREVQAGYECGVGLENFNDIKVGDIIECYTIEKVQREV
- a CDS encoding ribonuclease HII, which encodes MDDKEVIIQIEKSLWKKGYKNVAGVDEAGRGPLAGPVVASVVIFPLNVNPFLFKDSKKLNERERKRFFYRILEEAKAVGVGFADSTEIDEINIYQATLLAIRRALSSISIKPDFLITDYIKLPEYSNSILPIPKGDERSFSCACASVVSKVVRDYIMEELSKLFPEYGFEKHKGYPTKFHILKIRELGITPIHRRSFGRVKGEREGRGKNSFPLSCEERLLYYREKLQELLR
- a CDS encoding YraN family protein — protein: MKKGYSIIERNFRSSYGEIDIVAFDPRDGTLVFVEVKLRSRDSMVPPLEAVDYRKRNRLRKTALKFISEKKINFDSLRFDVIGVSLGEETEVEHIINAF